In Gossypium raimondii isolate GPD5lz chromosome 12, ASM2569854v1, whole genome shotgun sequence, a single window of DNA contains:
- the LOC105764022 gene encoding uncharacterized protein LOC105764022 isoform X5 produces the protein MNLSSSNSNFAKCYDQQYKAVHICRLVGHEGSIFRIVWSSNGVKLVSVSDDRSARIWTIHDHDDRREIVGPVLFGHSARIWDCCISDHLIVTAGEDCTCRVWGLDGKQLWVIKEHIGRGIWRCLYDPNSSLLVTAGFDSAIKVHRLHTSVCKTLDLEGDADSEDIIEGAQISITCIPNSMEHAGLMDSKSEYVRSLYFKCEDTIYVATNHGYLYHALLSETGDVKWTELVRVNGEVPIVCMDLLSASLSRNHCGVDDWVAVGDGKGNMTVVGITGNPSSPKVAFAFAWPAGAERQLLGTYWCKSLGSRYVFTTNPRGVLKLWRLYDPSISVCQDSQRISLIAEFPSSFGIRIMCLDASFEEEVLVCGDLRGNLILFPLSKDLLLCTAATSGVKISPLSYFKGAHGISTVSNISVSRLRHGQVEIRTTGADGCICYLEYDKDQESFEFIGMKQLKELSLIESVSADFKSADDLANRNYAAGFASTDFIIWNLLTEAKVLQIPCGGWRRPHSYYLGDVPEMRNCFAYVKDEIIYIHRHWLPGGCKTKFPRNLHLQFHGREMHSLCFVSENSQVQGNEEENLVDKSSWIATGCEDGTVRLTRFAPEMENWSASKLLGEHVGGSAVRSICFVSKTHIIPSDVSSRPGLEKGQNDTSDGKQNPCLLVSVGAKRVLTTWLLRNRSLDEEEEIYPEQKLNRCETGCKPTVKQCSSMSFRWLSTNMPIRSPSMEGRAKTMSATNKISSLDSDAKTGSTLIEKEGTKSKTCSVNKYEDDWRYLAVTAFLVKCAGSRLTVCFVVVACSDATLTLQALVLPHRLWFDVAILASMPSPVLALQHAVVPFCNLTHISSTYLVITGATDGNITFWDITESVETFVQRVSSLNIEKFIDCQKRPRTGRGSQGGRQWRSLNSSMSKRRLGGDSVTRKAGDVDNSDSNITPDTSSELNDLQKRSKNCSQAEHDTLLEPETSRTDSLTEICEIQPIHVMNNVHQSGVNCLHVSGDFQGSENCYLLNIVSGGDDQAVHCLQLKLTLSSTELDAKVVTSETIRSTIQSESIENIVDRSNKNQAPNHIRFLNQYRIPSAHSSAIKGIWTDGTWVFSTGLDQRIRCWLVGEHGELTEHALLIISVPEPEALDARACGRNHYQIAVSGRGMQMVEFFLP, from the exons ATGAATTTAAGCAGCTCAAATTCCAACTTTGCCAAGTGTTATGATCAGCAGTATAAAGCTGTTCATATATGTAGACTTGTGGGACATGAAGGTTCAATATTTCGCATTGTCTGGTCTTCCAATGGAGTCAAACTTGTTTCCGTGTCAGATGATCGGAG TGCTCGTATCTGGACAATACATGATCATGATGATAGAAGGGAGATTGTTGGTCCTGTGCTCTTTGGCCATAGTGCTCGGATTTGGGACTGCTGTATTTCTGATCAT TTAATTGTTACTGCTGGTGAGGACTGCACGTGTCGTGTGTGGGGTCTGGATGGAAAGCAGCTTTGGGTGATTAAGGAACATAT AGGAAGAGGCATTTGGCGATGTTTATATGATCCAAATTCTTCACTTCTTGTTACCGCTGGGTTTGACTCTGCTATTAAAGTTCACCGGTTGCACACTTCTGTTTGTAAGACATTGGACTTGGAAGGAGATGCTGATTCTGAAGATATAATTGAGGGAGCACAGATAAGCATTACTTGCATCCCAAATTCAATGGAGCATGCTGGACTCATGGACAG CAAAAGTGAATATGTGCGCTCcttgtattttaaatgtgaagatACCATTTATGTTGCTACGAATCATGGTTATCTCTATCATGCTCTATTATCTGAGACAGGGGATGTCAAATGGACTGAACTGGTCCGTGTCAATGGAGAGGTTCCAATTGTTTGTATGGATCTGTTGTCAGCAAGCCTTTCCAGAAACCATTGCGGTGTAGATGATTGGGTTGCTGTTGGAGATGGTAAAGGAAACATGACTGTTGTTGGAATCACTGGTAATCCTTCCTCACCCAAAGTGGCCTTCGCCTTTGCTTGGCCAGCTGGAGCGGAGAGGCAACTCTTAGGAACTTACTGGTGTAAGTCACTTGGATCTAG GTATGTCTTTACCACTAATCCCAGAGGAGTTTTGAAGCTGTGGAGGCTATATGACCCCTCGATATCTGTTTGTCAGGATTCTCAAAGAATATCCCTTATAGCTGAATTCCCTTCGAGCTTTGGAATACGAATTATGTGTTTGGATGCCTCATTTGAGGAAGAA GTACTAGTCTGTGGAGATCTGCGTGGTAATCTGATTCTGTTCCCTTTATCAAAAGACCTATTGCTATGCACGGCTGCCACTTCGGGTGTGAAGATATCTCCACTAAGTTATTTCAAAGGAGCTCATGGGATTTCGACTGTGTCCAACATTTCAGTTTCTAGATTGAGGCACGGTCAAGTTGAAATCCGAACG aCTGGAGCAGATGGGTGCATATGTTATTTAGAATATGATAAGGACCAAGAAAGTTTTGAATTTATAGGAATGAaacaattgaaagaattgagtttgattgaatctgtctCCGCTGATTTCAAGTCTGCTGATGATCTGGCAAACCGCAACTATGCTGCTGGTTTTGCGTCAACGGATTTCATAATATGGAATTTGCTAACTGAGGCAAAG GTTTTGCAAATTCCATGTGGGGGATGGCGACGTCCTCATTCCTATTACCTTGGTGATGTACCGGAGATGAGGAACTGTTTTGCATACGTCAAG GACGAAATTATCTATATTCATAGGCATTGGTTACCAGGAGGCTGTAAAACAAAATTCCCTCGGAATTTACACTTACAGTTTCATGGGAGAGAGATGCATTCCTTATGCTTTGTTTCTGAAAATTCGCAAGTTCAAGGAAATGAAGAGGAAAACTTAGTTGACAAATCTAGTTGGATTGCAACTGGATGTGAAGATGGAACTGTGAGGTTAACTAG GTTTGCTCCGGAAATGGAGAATTGGTCTGCATCTAAATTGCTTGGGGAACATGTTGGTGGATCTGCTGTTAGATCAATATGCTTCGTGTCAAAGACACATATAATTCCTTCTGATGTATCCAGCAGGCCTGGCTTGGAAAAGGGACAAAACGACACTTCAGATGGCAAACAAAATCCATGTTTGCTGGTTTCCGTTGGTGCAAAGCGTGTTCTGACAACTTGGTTACTAAGGAATAGGAGTCTGGACGAGGAGGAAGAAATATACCCTGAACAAAAGCTCAACAGATGTGAAACCGGGTGTAAACCAACAGTCAAACAGTGTTCATCGATGTCATTTAGGTGGCTTTCCACGAATATGCCAATAAGAAGTCCTAGCATGGAAGGAAGAGCAAAAACCATGAGTGCTACCAACAAAATTTCTAGCCTTGATAGTGATGCAAAGACTGGATCAACTCTTATAGAGAAAGAGGGAACAAAGTCAAAAACTTGCTCGGTGAATAAGTATGAAGATGATTGGAGATACCTTGCTGTAACTGCTTTTCTTGTTAAATGTGCCGGTTCCAG GTTGACTGTCTGTTTTGTTGTCGTTGCTTGTTCAGATGCCACGTTAACATTGCAGGCTCTGGTCTTACCACATAGATTATG GTTCGATGTTGCTATATTAGCTTCGATGCCATCCCCGGTTTTAGCATTGCAGCATGCAGTTGTCCCTTTCTGTAATTTAACCCATATTAGCAGCACGTACCTTGTGATAACTGGAGCTACTGATGGCAATATTACCTTTTGGGACATAACTGAGAGTGTTGAAACCTTTGTTCAACGAGTATCCAGTCTTAATATAGAGAAGTTCATTGATTGTCAGAAACGGCCACGTACAGGAAGAGGAAGTCAAGGAGGACGGCAATGGAGATCACTGAACAGTAGCATGTCTAAGAGAAGACTTGGTGGTGACTCGGTAACTAGAAAAGCTGGAGATGTGGATAATAGCGATTCAAATATTACACCTGACACATCTTCGGAATTAAATGACCTTCAAAAGAGGTCGAAGAACTGTTCTCAAGCCGAGCATGACACTTTGCTCGAGCCAGAGACCAGCAGAACCGATTCCTTAACCGAGATATGTGAAATACAGCCTATACATGTTATGAATAATGTACACCAATCTGGTGTGAATTGTCTCCACGTTTCAGGGGACTTCCAAGGTTCCGAGAACTGTTATCTGTTAAATATTGTCAGCGGGGGTGATGACCAAGCAGTTCATTGTCTTCAACTGAAGCTGACACTGTCATCGACTGAGTTAGATGCTAAAGTTGTGACCTCGGAAACAATAAGATCAACCATTCAGTCCGAAAGTATTGAGAACATTGTAGATCGTAGCAATAAGAACCAGGCCCCGAATCACATCAGATTCCTCAATCAATATAGAATCCCCTCAGCTCATAGTTCTGCTATAAAAG GCATTTGGACAGATGGGACCTGGGTGTTTTCCACCGGTCTTGATCAGCGCATCAGGTGTTGGCTTGTTGGTGAGCACGGTGAACTAACCGAGCACGCTCTACTAATCATTAGCGTACCAGAGCCAGAAGCATTAGACGCAAGAGCATGCGGCAG GAACCACTATCAGATTGCCGTTTCCGGAAGAGGGATGCAGATGGTCGAGTTCTTCCTACCTTAA
- the LOC105764022 gene encoding uncharacterized protein LOC105764022 isoform X1: protein MADSQLKQCQWNIRSSQYLGEISALCFLHLPSHLSSFPFLLAGTGSQVLLYDLESSMMIKSFQVFEGIRVHGLICSLLDNATLGCKVVVCGEKRVKLFNLTFELVSKSNTQSEFCVDLCLLHSLPRFTHWVLDALFLKDHCLAIGCSDNSVHVWDMLKSSLVLQVPSPDRCLLYSMRLWGDNLEALRIASGTIYNEIIVWKVICQHDSPTSTSSVKGCMNLSSSNSNFAKCYDQQYKAVHICRLVGHEGSIFRIVWSSNGVKLVSVSDDRSARIWTIHDHDDRREIVGPVLFGHSARIWDCCISDHLIVTAGEDCTCRVWGLDGKQLWVIKEHIGRGIWRCLYDPNSSLLVTAGFDSAIKVHRLHTSVCKTLDLEGDADSEDIIEGAQISITCIPNSMEHAGLMDSKSEYVRSLYFKCEDTIYVATNHGYLYHALLSETGDVKWTELVRVNGEVPIVCMDLLSASLSRNHCGVDDWVAVGDGKGNMTVVGITGNPSSPKVAFAFAWPAGAERQLLGTYWCKSLGSRYVFTTNPRGVLKLWRLYDPSISVCQDSQRISLIAEFPSSFGIRIMCLDASFEEEVLVCGDLRGNLILFPLSKDLLLCTAATSGVKISPLSYFKGAHGISTVSNISVSRLRHGQVEIRTTGADGCICYLEYDKDQESFEFIGMKQLKELSLIESVSADFKSADDLANRNYAAGFASTDFIIWNLLTEAKVLQIPCGGWRRPHSYYLGDVPEMRNCFAYVKDEIIYIHRHWLPGGCKTKFPRNLHLQFHGREMHSLCFVSENSQVQGNEEENLVDKSSWIATGCEDGTVRLTRFAPEMENWSASKLLGEHVGGSAVRSICFVSKTHIIPSDVSSRPGLEKGQNDTSDGKQNPCLLVSVGAKRVLTTWLLRNRSLDEEEEIYPEQKLNRCETGCKPTVKQCSSMSFRWLSTNMPIRSPSMEGRAKTMSATNKISSLDSDAKTGSTLIEKEGTKSKTCSVNKYEDDWRYLAVTAFLVKCAGSRLTVCFVVVACSDATLTLQALVLPHRLWFDVAILASMPSPVLALQHAVVPFCNLTHISSTYLVITGATDGNITFWDITESVETFVQRVSSLNIEKFIDCQKRPRTGRGSQGGRQWRSLNSSMSKRRLGGDSVTRKAGDVDNSDSNITPDTSSELNDLQKRSKNCSQAEHDTLLEPETSRTDSLTEICEIQPIHVMNNVHQSGVNCLHVSGDFQGSENCYLLNIVSGGDDQAVHCLQLKLTLSSTELDAKVVTSETIRSTIQSESIENIVDRSNKNQAPNHIRFLNQYRIPSAHSSAIKGIWTDGTWVFSTGLDQRIRCWLVGEHGELTEHALLIISVPEPEALDARACGRNHYQIAVSGRGMQMVEFFLP from the exons ATGGCGGACTCGCAGCTGAAACAATGCCAATGGAACATACGTAGCAGTCAATACCTCGGAGAAATCTCAGCCCTTTGTTTTCTCCACCTTCCCTCTCATCTctcttctttcccttttctcCTCGCCG GTACTGGTTCTCAAGTTCTTCTTTATGATCTAGAATCATCAATGATGATAAAATCTTTTCAAGTCTTTGAAGGCATTCGCGTACATGGACTCATTTGTAGCTTGCTTGATAATGCTACTTTAGGTTGTAAAGTAGTTGTTTGTGGtgaaaaaagagtaaaattatttaatttaacctttGAATTGGTGTCTAAATCAAATACCCAGAGTGAGTTTTGCGTCGACTTGTGTTTACTTCACTCTTTGCCCAGATTTACTCATTGGGTTCTGGATGCTTTGTTCTTAAAg GACCATTGTCTTGCTATTGGATGTAGTGACAACTCTGTTCATGTTTGGGATATGTTAAAGTCTAGTTTGGTTCTTCAAGTTCCATCTCCAG ATAGGTGCCTTTTGTATTCCATGCGATTATGGGGTGACAATCTTGAGGCTCTTCGAATTGCTTCtggtacaatttataatgag ATTATAGTCTGGAAAGTCATTTGTCAACATGATTCACCGACTTCAACAAGTTCTGTTAAAGGTTGCATGAATTTAAGCAGCTCAAATTCCAACTTTGCCAAGTGTTATGATCAGCAGTATAAAGCTGTTCATATATGTAGACTTGTGGGACATGAAGGTTCAATATTTCGCATTGTCTGGTCTTCCAATGGAGTCAAACTTGTTTCCGTGTCAGATGATCGGAG TGCTCGTATCTGGACAATACATGATCATGATGATAGAAGGGAGATTGTTGGTCCTGTGCTCTTTGGCCATAGTGCTCGGATTTGGGACTGCTGTATTTCTGATCAT TTAATTGTTACTGCTGGTGAGGACTGCACGTGTCGTGTGTGGGGTCTGGATGGAAAGCAGCTTTGGGTGATTAAGGAACATAT AGGAAGAGGCATTTGGCGATGTTTATATGATCCAAATTCTTCACTTCTTGTTACCGCTGGGTTTGACTCTGCTATTAAAGTTCACCGGTTGCACACTTCTGTTTGTAAGACATTGGACTTGGAAGGAGATGCTGATTCTGAAGATATAATTGAGGGAGCACAGATAAGCATTACTTGCATCCCAAATTCAATGGAGCATGCTGGACTCATGGACAG CAAAAGTGAATATGTGCGCTCcttgtattttaaatgtgaagatACCATTTATGTTGCTACGAATCATGGTTATCTCTATCATGCTCTATTATCTGAGACAGGGGATGTCAAATGGACTGAACTGGTCCGTGTCAATGGAGAGGTTCCAATTGTTTGTATGGATCTGTTGTCAGCAAGCCTTTCCAGAAACCATTGCGGTGTAGATGATTGGGTTGCTGTTGGAGATGGTAAAGGAAACATGACTGTTGTTGGAATCACTGGTAATCCTTCCTCACCCAAAGTGGCCTTCGCCTTTGCTTGGCCAGCTGGAGCGGAGAGGCAACTCTTAGGAACTTACTGGTGTAAGTCACTTGGATCTAG GTATGTCTTTACCACTAATCCCAGAGGAGTTTTGAAGCTGTGGAGGCTATATGACCCCTCGATATCTGTTTGTCAGGATTCTCAAAGAATATCCCTTATAGCTGAATTCCCTTCGAGCTTTGGAATACGAATTATGTGTTTGGATGCCTCATTTGAGGAAGAA GTACTAGTCTGTGGAGATCTGCGTGGTAATCTGATTCTGTTCCCTTTATCAAAAGACCTATTGCTATGCACGGCTGCCACTTCGGGTGTGAAGATATCTCCACTAAGTTATTTCAAAGGAGCTCATGGGATTTCGACTGTGTCCAACATTTCAGTTTCTAGATTGAGGCACGGTCAAGTTGAAATCCGAACG aCTGGAGCAGATGGGTGCATATGTTATTTAGAATATGATAAGGACCAAGAAAGTTTTGAATTTATAGGAATGAaacaattgaaagaattgagtttgattgaatctgtctCCGCTGATTTCAAGTCTGCTGATGATCTGGCAAACCGCAACTATGCTGCTGGTTTTGCGTCAACGGATTTCATAATATGGAATTTGCTAACTGAGGCAAAG GTTTTGCAAATTCCATGTGGGGGATGGCGACGTCCTCATTCCTATTACCTTGGTGATGTACCGGAGATGAGGAACTGTTTTGCATACGTCAAG GACGAAATTATCTATATTCATAGGCATTGGTTACCAGGAGGCTGTAAAACAAAATTCCCTCGGAATTTACACTTACAGTTTCATGGGAGAGAGATGCATTCCTTATGCTTTGTTTCTGAAAATTCGCAAGTTCAAGGAAATGAAGAGGAAAACTTAGTTGACAAATCTAGTTGGATTGCAACTGGATGTGAAGATGGAACTGTGAGGTTAACTAG GTTTGCTCCGGAAATGGAGAATTGGTCTGCATCTAAATTGCTTGGGGAACATGTTGGTGGATCTGCTGTTAGATCAATATGCTTCGTGTCAAAGACACATATAATTCCTTCTGATGTATCCAGCAGGCCTGGCTTGGAAAAGGGACAAAACGACACTTCAGATGGCAAACAAAATCCATGTTTGCTGGTTTCCGTTGGTGCAAAGCGTGTTCTGACAACTTGGTTACTAAGGAATAGGAGTCTGGACGAGGAGGAAGAAATATACCCTGAACAAAAGCTCAACAGATGTGAAACCGGGTGTAAACCAACAGTCAAACAGTGTTCATCGATGTCATTTAGGTGGCTTTCCACGAATATGCCAATAAGAAGTCCTAGCATGGAAGGAAGAGCAAAAACCATGAGTGCTACCAACAAAATTTCTAGCCTTGATAGTGATGCAAAGACTGGATCAACTCTTATAGAGAAAGAGGGAACAAAGTCAAAAACTTGCTCGGTGAATAAGTATGAAGATGATTGGAGATACCTTGCTGTAACTGCTTTTCTTGTTAAATGTGCCGGTTCCAG GTTGACTGTCTGTTTTGTTGTCGTTGCTTGTTCAGATGCCACGTTAACATTGCAGGCTCTGGTCTTACCACATAGATTATG GTTCGATGTTGCTATATTAGCTTCGATGCCATCCCCGGTTTTAGCATTGCAGCATGCAGTTGTCCCTTTCTGTAATTTAACCCATATTAGCAGCACGTACCTTGTGATAACTGGAGCTACTGATGGCAATATTACCTTTTGGGACATAACTGAGAGTGTTGAAACCTTTGTTCAACGAGTATCCAGTCTTAATATAGAGAAGTTCATTGATTGTCAGAAACGGCCACGTACAGGAAGAGGAAGTCAAGGAGGACGGCAATGGAGATCACTGAACAGTAGCATGTCTAAGAGAAGACTTGGTGGTGACTCGGTAACTAGAAAAGCTGGAGATGTGGATAATAGCGATTCAAATATTACACCTGACACATCTTCGGAATTAAATGACCTTCAAAAGAGGTCGAAGAACTGTTCTCAAGCCGAGCATGACACTTTGCTCGAGCCAGAGACCAGCAGAACCGATTCCTTAACCGAGATATGTGAAATACAGCCTATACATGTTATGAATAATGTACACCAATCTGGTGTGAATTGTCTCCACGTTTCAGGGGACTTCCAAGGTTCCGAGAACTGTTATCTGTTAAATATTGTCAGCGGGGGTGATGACCAAGCAGTTCATTGTCTTCAACTGAAGCTGACACTGTCATCGACTGAGTTAGATGCTAAAGTTGTGACCTCGGAAACAATAAGATCAACCATTCAGTCCGAAAGTATTGAGAACATTGTAGATCGTAGCAATAAGAACCAGGCCCCGAATCACATCAGATTCCTCAATCAATATAGAATCCCCTCAGCTCATAGTTCTGCTATAAAAG GCATTTGGACAGATGGGACCTGGGTGTTTTCCACCGGTCTTGATCAGCGCATCAGGTGTTGGCTTGTTGGTGAGCACGGTGAACTAACCGAGCACGCTCTACTAATCATTAGCGTACCAGAGCCAGAAGCATTAGACGCAAGAGCATGCGGCAG GAACCACTATCAGATTGCCGTTTCCGGAAGAGGGATGCAGATGGTCGAGTTCTTCCTACCTTAA